ACTTTTCTCGGTTTTTGGGTCTACAGCTTGAGTTTGCTTCGACttttttcgatttagggtttaacTTTGGTTTGGGTTTGACTTCAAAGAGATGAAATTTTGCAAAAGGTTTCAACTTTTTGGTTCTATGACACTATTAAACGCCTGAGGATCATACTAGTGAGAAGTTATAGGGGTTAATCAGATATCTTTTTACTTGTTATTTGTGTACGGAAGTAAGGGGAAATGATGTCTTTCCATAGATATATAGTTTGCGTTTCGTCTTGTTCTGTTGAGTTTAGAGCTTTTGGTAAATGTTTTGGAAAAGCTCAAGGACTAAAGATTTTTCCCTTGGGGACCAAGAAAATTTGTTATACCAGTAAGGTTCCTCACATGGTGCTCGTGTATGTATCCTGTGGGAGGTTGCTATAACTTTATAATAAGAAATGATTGCAgcattttagggtttaggtgtCATTATAACGTTATGTTTGGATAGTTAGTTGAGATGAGAATGTAACCAGACAGTTTCTCATGCTTTATCTGTTTCTCATTGAGGTTATTGAATTGGTTTTATGCAGATCCTTGTTGTGTTCATGGAATCTGAACCAATCACCGTGAAAACATTTCGTGCCATTCATAGTCAGGTTTCCAACAATGTAGGCGTGCGTGCTATGATTCTGATTTTACAGAGCAAAATGAACCACTTTGCCCAGAAGGAATTGACAACCTTCCCTTTTACAGTTGAAACTTTCCCGGTAAGTAGTTATGGGTAAGCAGTTATGAGTTATCCATTTTCCTACATGATGAGACATTATAGCCCGGATCGTCTTGAATGGTATCCTATTGAGGGTCATGAACTTCAGACCTGAATTGGAAAATACATTATTGTCTGAACACATGTTAACACTTATTTAATGTACCAACAGATAGGAGATTTGTTGGTCAACATCACAAAGCATATTCAGCAGCCAAAGATTGAGGTTTTGaccaaaaaggagaaagaacaatTGCTGAAGAAGCATGCACTTGAGGACAAACATGTCTGTTTCAATTCTGGACAAAGCTTCATCTATTGTGTATCCTATCCCTATTTTAatggatgtttttttctccatttcagCTTCCTTATTTGCAGGAGAGTGACAGCTTCGTCAGGTACTATGGATTGAAGATAAAACAGGTGGTGAGGATTACATACAGTAAAGAACCGGTTGGGTCTTTTGTCACCTACAGATGCATCGTCTGAAGAAAGGCAAATTCATTGCAGCTACCCCAAGTTTAATTGAGACACTCCTTCTCTTTCCTAATTCTTCTCCTGAAATCAGTAGTTATTTGTCCTTGGTGTTTCATGTTTGCTTACAATTGTAATAAGAGATCGACTTTGGTTTTGAATGTGGAAAAACTTAGCAAACTACACGAGTTTTCCAAAATGTAGTTGTCATGGAGGTACGTGTAAAAGAACATCTAATTACATGAATTAAGAGCTTCACAAGAAAGGAGCAATGATGAGAATGTTTCACGAAACGCAGAGAGATGTTATCTAGTCTGCTGAAATTCCTCTAACCGGCAACCTAAACTGATTGAAACAAAAGCAACACCTGAGTATTAGTTACCAATAAATCCGCAAGCTCTATTACTGGGTGTATGGGCGCAATTATAGAGAATAGTAAGGAATTAATAACCTTCTAAATTTCacaactttcttttgtttccttggGATTCTTCAACATCCCTTTCACCAACAGTACAACTGGATCCAGAGTTGGGTGCATTCCCTAATGCAAGTGAATCTGTAGGTCCTTCCTCTTGAGCTTTCTGCTTATTTAAGCGACTCTCTCGTATGCTGCATTTAGGAAAAATCCCTTTTTCTTCACTTCCCATCTTTGAAGAAGCTGGTGATTCTGGTCCTTCCATATGTTTTGCCGCCGGCATATCAAAAGGCCTATGAAAGAGCAAATGAGCCACAGTTCTGTCTGTGGGATTGGTTACCGCCTCTGTGTCTGGCATCCCAGCATATCTGTAATATCAAATACAAGAGTTAGTAAACCACAATTTGATATTGATACTGAACGGGTAgcatttatgatttataaaaggTTAACCCACATGTACAAAAGTGTATGCATGTAGTTTACACTATCTTAATACGAAGTATACCATAACGATTGATATGCACAGACTTTCTTACCTATATCTGGATTTTTCTCTGGGAATAACTTCCTGGTCATCCTGGCTAGTCTTGTTACTGTGGGCTGTATCATTAGTGTAGT
The sequence above is drawn from the Camelina sativa cultivar DH55 chromosome 4, Cs, whole genome shotgun sequence genome and encodes:
- the LOC104781314 gene encoding DNA-directed RNA polymerase V subunit 5C-like isoform X2, encoding MEVKMAEEGCCENGESKVNERTHCIWKTVDDGGVESKRFYLARTTAFEMLRDRGYEVNEAELSLSLSEFRSVFGEKPDLERLRICVPLRSDPRKKILVVFMESEPITVKTFRAIHSQVSNNVGVRAMILILQSKMNHFAQKELTTFPFTVETFPIGDLLVNITKHIQQPKIEVLTKKEKEQLLKKHALEDKHLPYLQESDSFVRYYGLKIKQVVRITYSKEPVGSFVTYRCIV
- the LOC104781314 gene encoding DNA-directed RNA polymerase V subunit 5C-like isoform X1 is translated as MEVKMAEEGCCENGESKVNERTHCIWKTVDDGGVESKRFYLARTTAFEMLRDRGYEVNEAELSLSLSEFRSVFGEKPDLERLRICVPLRSDPRKKILVVFMESEPITVKTFRAIHSQVSNNVGVRAMILILQSKMNHFAQKELTTFPFTVETFPIGDLLVNITKHIQQPKIEVLTKKEKEQLLKKHALEDKHVCFNSGQSFIYCVSYPYFNGCFFLHFSFLICRRVTASSGTMD